A genomic region of Marinobacter sp. NP-4(2019) contains the following coding sequences:
- the fur gene encoding ferric iron uptake transcriptional regulator, translating to MSSENAELRKVGLKVTLPRVKIFNILENSEEHHLSAEDVYKKLLEQGDDVGLATVYRVLTQFEAAGLVLRHNFEGGHAVFEMAGDDHHDHMVCTQTGEVIEFCDPIIEERQKKIAEERGYEIIDHSLILYVKPIGK from the coding sequence ATGTCATCTGAAAACGCCGAATTACGAAAAGTCGGTCTGAAAGTTACTCTGCCGAGAGTAAAGATTTTCAACATTCTGGAAAACTCCGAGGAACACCACCTCAGCGCAGAGGATGTGTACAAGAAGCTTCTGGAGCAAGGGGATGACGTGGGGCTGGCGACCGTATACCGGGTTCTGACCCAGTTTGAGGCTGCCGGACTGGTGCTTCGCCACAACTTTGAAGGCGGGCACGCAGTGTTCGAAATGGCCGGGGATGATCACCACGATCACATGGTTTGCACGCAAACCGGCGAGGTCATTGAGTTTTGCGATCCCATCATCGAAGAGCGCCAGAAGAAAATTGCCGAAGAGCGGGGCTATGAGATCATTGATCACAGCCTGATTCTCTACGTCAAGCCGATTGGCAAGTAA
- a CDS encoding outer membrane protein assembly factor BamE, producing MQKLTAIILTLILSGCVFPGVYKINVQQGNILTDEELTSLSEGMSRSQVHSVLGNPLMINPVDPSREYYIYTFQRRGGDIKEQRVIVYYDNDHYSHYEAQLLEETPAY from the coding sequence ATGCAAAAGCTCACAGCTATCATTCTCACTCTCATCCTGTCTGGTTGTGTCTTTCCTGGCGTATACAAGATCAACGTCCAGCAAGGCAACATCCTGACCGACGAGGAGCTGACATCACTGAGCGAGGGCATGTCCCGCAGCCAGGTACACTCGGTCCTTGGCAATCCGCTGATGATCAACCCGGTTGACCCTTCCCGGGAATACTACATCTACACCTTCCAGCGTCGGGGAGGCGATATCAAAGAACAGCGAGTCATCGTCTATTACGACAACGATCATTACAGCCACTACGAGGCCCAACTACTGGAAGAAACGCCGGCCTATTAA